Proteins encoded by one window of Campylobacter concisus:
- the miaA gene encoding tRNA (adenosine(37)-N6)-dimethylallyltransferase MiaA: MFKEFAIIGTTASGKSDLAFELAKELNGVILSLDSLALYKEIDIASAKPNKEQLEAIKHFGVDEIYPDEEFSVGAFFEIYKNAKNFACLQDCPLIITGGSGFYLKSMLSGLAPDVPKCELNLSNEEIYDLAAKIDPEFASKFSQNDSYRLEKWYQIYKFSSQIPSIWLRENTKESIIKELAIFEILWDKDELRERIKKRTKGMLEAGLIDEAKFLFDKYKSEPRPLKSIGLKECKHFLDKKISKNELEELIATHTAQLAKRQRTFNRSQFEKKFVGDLGQIRNEILKFLRE; this comes from the coding sequence TTGTTTAAAGAATTTGCAATAATTGGCACCACGGCAAGTGGCAAAAGCGATCTTGCATTTGAGCTTGCAAAGGAGCTTAATGGCGTCATATTAAGCCTTGATTCGCTTGCACTTTATAAAGAGATAGATATCGCCAGCGCAAAGCCAAATAAAGAGCAACTTGAAGCCATAAAGCACTTTGGTGTAGATGAAATTTATCCTGATGAAGAATTTAGCGTTGGGGCATTTTTTGAAATTTATAAAAACGCAAAGAATTTTGCGTGCTTACAAGACTGTCCACTCATCATTACAGGAGGCAGTGGCTTTTATCTAAAATCAATGCTTAGCGGACTTGCACCAGATGTGCCAAAATGTGAGCTAAATTTAAGCAATGAAGAAATTTACGATTTAGCTGCAAAAATCGATCCTGAGTTTGCAAGCAAATTTAGCCAAAACGACTCTTATCGCCTCGAAAAATGGTATCAAATTTATAAATTTAGTAGCCAAATTCCAAGCATTTGGCTAAGAGAAAATACTAAAGAGAGCATCATAAAAGAGCTAGCGATATTTGAAATTTTATGGGATAAAGATGAGCTTAGAGAACGTATCAAAAAGAGAACAAAAGGCATGCTTGAAGCCGGGCTCATAGATGAGGCAAAATTTTTATTTGATAAATATAAAAGTGAGCCAAGACCCCTAAAATCAATAGGTTTAAAAGAGTGCAAGCATTTTTTAGATAAAAAAATTTCTAAAAACGAGCTTGAAGAGCTCATAGCTACGCACACGGCTCAGTTAGCAAAACGTCAGCGAACTTTTAATCGCTCACAGTTTGAAAAAAAATTTGTGGGTGATTTGGGTCAAATTAGAAATGAAATTTTAAAATTTTTAAGAGAATAA
- a CDS encoding thioredoxin reductase: MKKIIFVALAILVIATSLIVINKRMNKGNLMDNNNTYIVIAPNGMEIPFDKNTNLSVSPLDYGNETIGIKEHSQMLIQAHSILDSSPYKNYKPLYYNPKPNSIGQTDYLSFKPWLDISYKPSSTKLSPWTKSEKAYYESLKDKRDRYIYLVKRSNLKCTMIDIPEDAIARVDSKGKLTKPEYAEIYDEVNANKGTLKSMLFSAEWGICAGILGDPMGFSYGNEAGFKARDYQRIFLAAQLGVVKALEFLGDLFEYTTYDIGLNKNLQMAEEFRKLFTNPPLDEYGMMPYLDEIVGNYFVMDFNRDGVVFDPEGTTHKFLRELVEDKGELLDPRDFDANKTTREEFVSYLKKEMPHFTTRFDKKGFPNRMTQRDIGLYIDSTLLESKIMSLTPPEGYPNAPYYNTPEELTRLYEASKLDKKLNPLTPVMYRESFPEYLRQKILSYAKEHNIKD, translated from the coding sequence ATGAAAAAGATTATATTTGTAGCTTTAGCTATCTTAGTAATAGCTACATCACTAATAGTAATAAATAAAAGAATGAATAAAGGAAATTTAATGGATAACAATAATACATATATAGTCATAGCTCCAAATGGAATGGAAATACCATTTGATAAAAATACAAATTTATCAGTCTCACCACTTGATTATGGAAATGAAACTATAGGTATAAAAGAGCACTCCCAAATGCTTATTCAAGCTCACTCCATCCTAGACTCATCTCCATATAAAAACTATAAACCACTATACTATAATCCTAAACCAAATTCTATAGGTCAAACAGACTATCTATCATTTAAACCTTGGCTAGATATTAGTTATAAACCAAGCTCAACCAAACTATCACCTTGGACTAAATCAGAAAAAGCTTACTATGAAAGTTTAAAAGATAAAAGAGATAGATATATCTATCTAGTAAAAAGAAGTAATCTAAAATGCACCATGATAGATATCCCTGAAGATGCAATAGCTAGAGTAGATAGTAAAGGCAAACTAACTAAACCAGAATATGCTGAAATTTATGATGAAGTAAATGCTAATAAAGGCACATTAAAATCAATGCTCTTTTCTGCAGAGTGGGGAATATGTGCTGGGATACTTGGAGACCCTATGGGATTTTCATATGGAAATGAAGCAGGCTTTAAAGCAAGAGATTATCAAAGAATTTTCTTAGCAGCTCAATTAGGAGTAGTAAAAGCTTTAGAATTCTTAGGTGATCTATTTGAATACACTACTTATGATATAGGTCTAAATAAGAATTTACAAATGGCAGAAGAGTTTAGAAAACTATTTACTAATCCTCCACTAGATGAATATGGTATGATGCCTTATCTAGATGAGATAGTAGGTAATTACTTTGTGATGGATTTTAATAGGGACGGAGTAGTATTTGACCCAGAGGGAACAACACATAAATTTTTAAGAGAACTTGTAGAAGATAAAGGTGAGCTATTAGATCCTAGAGACTTTGACGCTAATAAAACAACGAGGGAGGAATTTGTGTCATATCTCAAAAAGGAAATGCCACATTTTACAACCAGATTTGACAAAAAAGGCTTTCCAAATAGGATGACACAAAGAGACATAGGCCTTTACATCGACTCCACCCTCCTAGAATCCAAAATAATGTCTCTAACTCCACCTGAGGGCTATCCTAATGCACCATACTATAATACTCCAGAAGAGCTAACAAGACTATATGAGGCTAGTAAATTAGATAAAAAGCTAAATCCACTAACGCCAGTAATGTATAGAGAAAGTTTTCCTGAATATCTTAGGCAAAAGATCCTAAGCTATGCAAAAGAGCATAATATAAAGGATTAA
- a CDS encoding NifS family cysteine desulfurase: MRVYLDNNATTMVDPEAFELMKPYFCEKYGNPNSLHKFGSETHPALRTALDQLYTGLNAKDSDDIVVTSCATESNNWVVKGIYFDKIATGEKKRIVTTAVEHPAILATCKFLEKYGVELTVLDVNNDGIVTPEQLRSVMDENVALVSIMSANNETGMIFPIKELASIAHEYGALFHTDAVQAVGKIKINVQDLDVDFLSFSAHKFHGPKGVGALFIKNSMPLSSLLHGGEHMGGRRSGTLDVPGIIGMGKALELANKFMDYEHSHVRRLRDKLEDAILQIPDVSVVGKKEQRVPNTILASIKGVEGEAMLWDLNKAGIAASTGSACASETLESNPIMEAIGADKELAHTALRLSLSRFNTEEEIDYAIEHITKAVNRLRGISSTFAYAPEWHKSGL, translated from the coding sequence TTGAGAGTATATTTAGACAATAACGCTACAACAATGGTTGATCCTGAAGCTTTTGAGCTTATGAAACCATATTTTTGTGAAAAATACGGCAATCCAAACTCGCTTCATAAATTTGGCTCTGAAACACATCCAGCTTTAAGAACAGCGCTAGATCAGCTCTATACCGGACTAAACGCAAAAGATAGCGATGATATCGTTGTTACTTCATGCGCGACTGAGAGTAACAACTGGGTAGTAAAAGGCATCTATTTCGACAAAATAGCAACTGGCGAGAAAAAGCGTATCGTAACAACCGCAGTTGAGCATCCAGCTATTTTGGCGACTTGTAAATTTTTAGAAAAATATGGCGTAGAGCTTACTGTTTTAGATGTAAATAACGATGGCATAGTCACTCCAGAACAGCTAAGATCTGTAATGGATGAGAATGTAGCGCTTGTTTCTATAATGAGCGCGAATAACGAAACTGGCATGATCTTTCCTATAAAAGAGCTTGCTAGTATCGCTCATGAATATGGAGCTTTATTCCACACGGATGCGGTTCAAGCAGTTGGTAAGATAAAGATAAATGTTCAAGACCTTGACGTTGATTTTTTAAGCTTTTCTGCGCATAAATTTCATGGACCAAAGGGTGTTGGAGCACTATTTATAAAAAATAGTATGCCACTAAGTAGCTTGCTTCACGGCGGTGAGCACATGGGTGGACGCAGAAGTGGCACGCTCGATGTTCCTGGCATCATCGGTATGGGTAAAGCACTTGAACTGGCAAATAAATTTATGGATTATGAGCACTCTCATGTTCGCCGTTTGCGTGATAAGCTTGAAGATGCAATTTTGCAAATTCCTGACGTTAGCGTTGTAGGAAAAAAAGAACAACGTGTGCCAAATACCATTTTGGCTTCTATAAAAGGCGTTGAAGGTGAAGCTATGCTTTGGGATCTAAACAAAGCTGGCATCGCAGCTTCAACTGGCTCAGCATGTGCAAGTGAAACATTAGAGAGTAACCCAATAATGGAGGCCATAGGGGCAGATAAAGAGCTAGCTCACACCGCACTTAGACTATCTCTTTCTAGATTTAATACAGAAGAAGAGATTGATTATGCGATCGAGCACATAACAAAAGCAGTAAATAGACTAAGAGGTATCTCTAGTACATTTGCCTACGCCCCAGAATGGCATAAGAGCGGATTATAA
- a CDS encoding 3-deoxy-D-arabinoheptulosonate-7-phosphate synthase, translated as MSIKEAYDKNSTNSYCYYPVMIYQNYISLNLNRLFLGVNINSGGLDYNSFIYYDINNKQSKLSHNLASKLALNNLSTYLCLDELRGAGNEIDANYFKYARSRYTNSDVEIRGLNLDVKEEKEIYDIYNKGNGQDRMSFSYAIKDYQKAVEIINKFKKGIFNTSDENNHSNLSRDLVEALDTIGNNNIKGVYVGCKVDLKDRSKENIPPRLVGRLATTIVMEDGLYIG; from the coding sequence ATGTCTATAAAAGAAGCTTATGATAAAAATAGTACAAATAGCTATTGCTACTATCCAGTAATGATCTATCAAAACTATATAAGTCTAAATTTAAATAGACTATTTCTAGGAGTAAATATAAATAGTGGAGGATTAGACTATAACTCATTTATCTACTATGATATAAACAATAAACAAAGCAAACTCTCACATAACCTTGCTTCAAAGCTAGCACTAAATAACCTTAGTACTTATCTATGTTTAGATGAGCTAAGAGGAGCTGGCAATGAGATAGATGCAAACTACTTTAAATATGCAAGAAGTAGATATACAAACTCAGATGTAGAGATAAGAGGGTTAAATTTAGATGTAAAAGAGGAGAAAGAAATTTATGATATATACAATAAAGGCAATGGCCAAGATAGAATGAGCTTCTCTTATGCTATAAAAGACTATCAAAAGGCTGTTGAGATAATAAACAAATTTAAAAAAGGAATCTTTAACACCAGCGATGAAAACAACCACTCTAATCTCTCAAGAGATCTGGTAGAGGCTCTTGATACTATTGGCAACAATAACATAAAGGGTGTGTATGTGGGGTGTAAAGTTGATTTAAAAGATAGAAGTAAAGAGAATATTCCCCCTCGCCTAGTAGGTCGTCTAGCTACCACCATAGTCATGGAAGATGGTCTTTACATAGGATAA
- a CDS encoding iron-sulfur cluster assembly scaffold protein NifU, with amino-acid sequence MAKNNLIGGSIWDEYSKVVQDRMNNPKFMGEITEEDAKKANAKLIVADFGAESCGDAVRLYWLVDEKTDKIIDAKFKSFGCGTAIASSDTMAELCIGKTVDEAVKITNLDVEKAMRDNPETPAVPPQKMHCSVMAYDVIKAAAASYKGIDPEHFEDEIIVCECARVSLGTIKEVIRLNDLHTVEEITQYTKAGAFCKSCVKPGGHEKREYYLVDILRDTRAEMEREKIEAQANAQANHTLGDISFENMTMVGQLKAVESVIDKEIRPMLEMDGGNLEILDIRNDNGENTDIYIRYLGACSGCASGSTGTLYAIENVLQESLSPKIRVMPI; translated from the coding sequence ATGGCAAAGAATAATTTGATCGGAGGCTCTATCTGGGATGAGTATTCTAAGGTGGTGCAAGACAGGATGAATAACCCTAAATTTATGGGGGAGATAACCGAAGAAGATGCTAAAAAGGCAAACGCAAAGCTTATTGTGGCTGACTTCGGTGCAGAAAGTTGCGGTGATGCGGTCAGGCTATACTGGCTTGTTGATGAAAAGACAGACAAAATAATAGATGCTAAATTTAAAAGCTTTGGCTGTGGCACAGCGATAGCTAGCTCTGATACGATGGCTGAGCTTTGTATCGGTAAAACAGTCGATGAAGCAGTCAAGATCACAAACCTTGATGTTGAAAAGGCTATGCGCGACAACCCAGAAACACCGGCTGTCCCGCCTCAAAAGATGCACTGCTCAGTTATGGCGTATGATGTTATAAAAGCAGCAGCTGCAAGCTATAAAGGCATAGACCCAGAGCATTTTGAAGATGAGATCATCGTTTGCGAGTGCGCCAGAGTAAGCCTTGGTACGATTAAAGAAGTGATAAGACTAAATGACCTTCATACAGTTGAGGAGATCACGCAATACACCAAAGCTGGTGCATTTTGCAAGTCTTGCGTAAAGCCTGGTGGCCATGAAAAAAGAGAATATTATTTGGTTGATATATTGCGTGATACTAGGGCTGAGATGGAGCGTGAGAAGATCGAAGCTCAGGCAAATGCCCAAGCAAATCACACTTTAGGTGACATTAGCTTTGAAAATATGACAATGGTAGGACAGCTGAAAGCGGTAGAGTCTGTCATAGATAAGGAAATTCGCCCAATGCTCGAGATGGATGGCGGAAATTTAGAAATTTTAGATATCAGAAATGATAACGGCGAAAATACTGATATTTATATACGCTATCTTGGTGCTTGCTCAGGCTGTGCAAGTGGCTCAACTGGCACTCTTTACGCGATTGAAAATGTCTTGCAAGAGAGTTTAAGCCCAAAAATTAGGGTAATGCCTATTTGA